From a single Sinomonas atrocyanea genomic region:
- a CDS encoding Ig-like domain-containing protein: protein MAAALLAAAAILYPGFTSVSADLNDGGVWVTNGSVNMVGHLNFSSKVLDGGVSARSGSFDVVQQGRSVAVQDKGVATLSPVDVADVRLAGDLPFAGTGTSAFGTTTAALADPGTGRLWALPLDRLSGFTPQNTEPTVQDLPGAVATVSAQNEVVAVSAARTEIVRVPENGDPTFTKLDGLSTSAKVQVAAVGEDVVVLDTGAGTLFLPNGQRITRDDFRNAQLQDTGPSADAVAVATAKALVTVPLGGGDPRVLEAAAGRAGLPARPVQQGGCVHSAWAGTGIYLRQCGGGQPEIKDIPSARPDSELVFRTNRDVVVLNDVHGGNVWLVTEQMQLVNNWQEIVPQKTVKNGDKEDSAEIMLQKELPKRDEENKPPTAMPDDFGVRPGRTVILPVLLNDSDPDGDVLTVRPTGQAARIGAVQPIFNGAALQIVVAADAKGNDAFEYEVSDGRGGTATAKVTLAVRDNATNTPPRQMRANTIAVEQGTSVSQNILGDFVDPDGDEMFLAGAATSGAGDSVRSQPDGTITFTDGGTSLGKKEITVRVSDGRDVTEATITADVRSRGSLPPQTTPDHVRTGVDEPIVVSPLANDIDPSGTGLRLLKVEPVPGLDVVMNSEDGTFSAKAAEPKVYYAVYLASNGSATAQGLVRIDVEAKTADDGAPVAVRDVALLPSGGNVLVDPLANDTDPGGGVLVVQSISLPQDAPVTVSVIDHAILRITDTRGLKEPLSFGYVVSNGDKTASSTVTVTPVPPPAKLDPPVAKPDSVVVRAGDTVTIPVLANDSHPNGAPITLDPKLVEVPDPASGHLFVDQDKLRFSAGPNPGTVYGIYQVVDPAGQKDSAKVTITIRPADPAQNGMPVPKNLTARVLAGHAAKVAVPLDGVDPDGDSVTITGIEKPPALGTAIVKDGYIEYTAANDASGKDTFTYVVEDRFGGRGVATVLVGVAAVPNTNQKPIPGDDKVSVRPGRPVSVDALANDTDPDGDTVRLVADGFELPQGTTARVDEGRVVVTPPSAPGTVTVRYTVDDGRGGRAVGNIIVTVDPNAPLKAPIVRDDRVNPMDVAGKKTFAVDVLKNDEDPDGVASDLKVTIPPSAAAPGTTVDGGRVNVALTEAPQAIPYTVTDVDGLQATAIIWVPGLRDQRPVLKTLDPAHSKAGEPLELKLADYVTVRPGRSPRITGEGAVSAVAADGSGLVKDAGTLRYTARKDYGGRASITFEVTDGSGPDDSDGLKSVLTIPIDVEPTADKPNTAPTFATSILEAAQGEDAAQLDLRAATTDPDPGDIDRASFKVTGAAPEGVDVTLDGSVLKAKVTSAQRGTSGTVGIQVDDGRGGKAEGTVEVRVVRSTRPLAVANPDAVPEAQAGKPVDIPVLANDANPFPGKALTLVRAGVGSGGGDARVEGDHVIVTPAAGFHGQLTGTYRVGDATGDTEREVEGTFTVTVRDKPDAPSAPVVDGMSSRQVVLHWAPPSNNGAEISAYKVNYAGGSQTCPTTTCTVTGLTNGTEYTFTVVATNAVGDSAPSPASAPITPDAKPSQPGPPVLSRGDKSISMTWTAPANEGTAIQSYTIELSSEEGIQRRTVGAVTQLTWTGLTNGVEYRARIQAKNGAKDPSDWSTLSAAAKPAGAPLAPAAPTATRSTSAVNGGVVDVAWASEPLKSNGEPVTSYDVLVYRGGSLAKTVSGVQGTQQQVTGLDTSSTYTFALVAHNNVGASPQGARSNPVTPYGRPGAVSNLSAAPANTTGNGGQVQLAFSPATANGDPVSGYQYSIDGGSSWSSLASDKTVSGLQNGTTYSFLVRAVNSAGPGPSSNRASANPYGQPKTPVANAATDGIRVKMTWNTGGYDNGRPSTVSVTIDGNAVANDGAATVGNGPDEAHSITVRACVQGEPTNCSSKSDSARTASPSASLAQGPRVTSDPQCASNACYYFDITARNFHPNASVFVQCWNNAGGDHVFASFHATTDANGYFNQNSGCYLGHNAINPWSAGWATLDDGRGGTARTNNYTW, encoded by the coding sequence GTGGCCGCGGCCCTGCTCGCAGCCGCGGCAATCCTGTACCCGGGATTCACCTCCGTGTCCGCCGACCTGAACGACGGCGGCGTCTGGGTCACGAACGGCTCCGTGAACATGGTGGGCCACCTCAACTTCTCCTCGAAGGTGCTCGACGGCGGCGTCTCCGCCCGCTCGGGCAGCTTCGACGTGGTGCAGCAGGGCCGCTCCGTCGCCGTCCAGGACAAGGGAGTCGCAACGCTGAGCCCCGTCGACGTCGCCGACGTGCGCCTGGCCGGTGACCTCCCGTTCGCGGGCACCGGCACCTCCGCGTTCGGCACGACGACGGCCGCGCTCGCCGACCCCGGCACCGGCCGGCTCTGGGCCCTCCCGCTCGACCGGCTCAGCGGCTTCACCCCCCAGAACACCGAGCCAACCGTCCAGGACCTCCCCGGTGCCGTGGCGACGGTATCCGCGCAGAACGAGGTCGTCGCGGTGTCGGCCGCCCGCACCGAGATCGTCCGCGTGCCCGAGAACGGTGACCCGACCTTCACGAAGCTCGACGGGCTCTCCACCTCAGCGAAGGTGCAGGTCGCAGCGGTCGGGGAGGACGTCGTCGTGCTCGACACCGGTGCGGGCACCCTCTTCCTCCCCAACGGCCAGCGCATCACGCGCGACGACTTCCGCAACGCCCAGCTGCAGGACACCGGGCCCTCGGCCGACGCGGTGGCGGTGGCCACCGCCAAGGCGCTCGTCACCGTCCCACTGGGAGGCGGCGACCCGCGCGTGCTCGAGGCGGCAGCGGGCCGTGCCGGGCTCCCCGCCCGGCCGGTGCAGCAGGGCGGCTGCGTCCACTCCGCCTGGGCCGGAACCGGCATCTACCTGCGCCAGTGCGGCGGGGGCCAGCCCGAGATCAAGGACATCCCCTCGGCGCGGCCCGACTCCGAACTCGTGTTCCGCACCAACCGGGACGTGGTGGTCCTCAACGACGTCCACGGCGGCAACGTCTGGCTCGTCACCGAGCAGATGCAGCTCGTCAACAACTGGCAGGAGATCGTCCCCCAGAAGACCGTCAAGAACGGCGACAAGGAGGACTCCGCCGAGATCATGCTCCAGAAGGAGCTGCCCAAGCGGGACGAGGAGAACAAGCCGCCCACGGCCATGCCGGACGACTTCGGGGTCCGGCCGGGCCGCACGGTGATCCTGCCCGTGCTCCTCAACGACTCCGACCCGGACGGCGACGTCCTCACCGTGCGCCCCACCGGACAGGCCGCGCGCATCGGCGCCGTCCAGCCGATCTTCAACGGCGCGGCCCTGCAGATCGTCGTGGCCGCGGACGCGAAGGGCAACGACGCCTTCGAGTACGAGGTCTCCGACGGCCGCGGCGGCACCGCCACGGCGAAGGTCACCCTCGCGGTCCGCGACAATGCGACGAACACGCCGCCGCGCCAGATGCGGGCCAACACCATCGCGGTCGAGCAGGGCACCTCCGTCTCGCAGAACATCCTCGGCGACTTCGTGGACCCCGACGGCGACGAGATGTTCCTCGCGGGGGCTGCAACGTCCGGCGCCGGCGACTCCGTGCGCTCCCAGCCCGACGGCACCATCACGTTCACGGACGGCGGCACCTCGCTCGGCAAGAAGGAGATCACCGTCAGGGTCTCCGACGGGCGCGACGTCACCGAGGCGACGATCACGGCGGACGTCCGCTCGCGGGGGTCCCTGCCGCCGCAGACCACGCCGGACCATGTCCGCACCGGCGTGGACGAGCCCATCGTCGTCTCCCCGCTTGCCAACGACATCGACCCGTCGGGGACCGGGCTGCGCCTGCTCAAGGTCGAGCCCGTCCCGGGACTCGACGTCGTCATGAACTCCGAGGACGGCACGTTCTCCGCGAAGGCCGCCGAGCCGAAGGTGTACTACGCCGTCTACCTCGCCTCGAACGGATCGGCCACCGCGCAGGGGCTCGTCCGGATCGATGTCGAGGCGAAGACGGCCGACGACGGCGCGCCCGTCGCGGTGCGCGACGTCGCCCTCCTTCCTTCCGGCGGCAACGTGCTCGTCGACCCCCTCGCGAACGACACCGACCCGGGCGGCGGCGTGCTCGTCGTCCAGTCGATCTCGCTGCCGCAGGACGCGCCGGTCACCGTCTCGGTCATCGACCACGCGATCCTGCGGATCACGGACACGAGGGGGCTCAAGGAGCCGCTCTCCTTCGGCTACGTGGTCTCCAACGGAGACAAGACGGCCAGCTCGACCGTGACCGTGACACCGGTGCCGCCGCCCGCCAAGCTCGACCCGCCGGTCGCGAAGCCGGACTCGGTGGTGGTCCGGGCGGGCGACACGGTGACGATCCCCGTGCTCGCCAACGACTCGCACCCCAACGGGGCACCCATCACGCTCGACCCCAAGCTCGTCGAGGTCCCGGACCCGGCCTCGGGCCACCTCTTCGTCGACCAGGACAAGCTGCGCTTCTCGGCCGGGCCGAACCCCGGGACCGTGTACGGCATCTACCAGGTCGTCGACCCGGCCGGCCAGAAGGACTCGGCCAAGGTCACCATCACGATCCGGCCCGCGGACCCGGCGCAGAACGGCATGCCCGTCCCCAAGAACCTCACCGCCCGCGTGCTCGCCGGCCATGCCGCGAAGGTGGCCGTCCCGCTCGACGGCGTCGATCCCGACGGCGACTCCGTGACCATCACGGGCATCGAGAAGCCCCCCGCTCTCGGCACCGCCATCGTCAAGGACGGGTACATCGAGTACACGGCGGCCAACGACGCCAGCGGCAAGGACACCTTCACCTACGTGGTCGAGGACAGGTTCGGCGGCCGCGGCGTGGCGACCGTCCTGGTCGGCGTCGCCGCGGTCCCGAACACCAACCAGAAGCCCATCCCGGGCGACGACAAGGTCTCCGTCCGGCCCGGGCGTCCGGTCTCCGTCGACGCGCTCGCCAACGACACCGACCCCGACGGCGACACCGTGCGCCTCGTCGCCGACGGCTTCGAGCTGCCGCAGGGGACCACCGCCAGGGTGGACGAGGGCCGCGTCGTCGTCACCCCGCCGTCGGCGCCCGGCACGGTCACGGTCCGCTACACGGTCGACGACGGCCGCGGCGGCCGGGCCGTCGGCAACATCATCGTCACGGTCGACCCGAACGCCCCGCTCAAGGCCCCGATCGTCCGCGACGACCGGGTCAACCCCATGGACGTGGCCGGCAAGAAGACGTTCGCGGTGGACGTCCTCAAGAACGACGAGGACCCCGACGGCGTCGCCAGCGACCTGAAGGTCACCATTCCGCCGAGCGCCGCAGCCCCGGGCACCACCGTGGACGGGGGCCGGGTGAACGTCGCGCTCACCGAGGCGCCCCAGGCCATCCCGTACACCGTCACGGACGTGGACGGGCTGCAGGCGACAGCGATCATCTGGGTGCCCGGCCTGCGCGACCAGCGGCCGGTGCTCAAGACGCTCGATCCCGCGCACTCCAAGGCCGGGGAGCCGCTCGAGCTCAAGCTCGCCGACTACGTCACCGTGAGGCCCGGCAGGAGCCCGCGGATCACGGGGGAGGGCGCCGTCTCCGCGGTCGCCGCCGACGGCTCCGGCCTCGTCAAGGACGCCGGCACCCTGCGGTACACGGCCCGCAAGGACTACGGCGGCCGCGCCTCGATCACCTTCGAGGTCACCGACGGCTCCGGCCCCGACGACTCGGACGGGCTCAAGAGCGTCCTGACCATTCCGATCGACGTCGAGCCGACCGCAGACAAGCCCAACACGGCGCCCACCTTCGCCACGAGCATCCTCGAGGCGGCCCAGGGCGAGGACGCCGCGCAGCTCGACCTCCGCGCCGCAACGACCGATCCCGACCCGGGCGACATCGACCGCGCCTCCTTCAAGGTCACCGGCGCCGCTCCCGAGGGCGTCGACGTCACCCTCGACGGCTCCGTCCTCAAGGCCAAGGTGACCTCCGCCCAGCGCGGCACCTCGGGAACGGTCGGCATCCAGGTCGACGATGGGCGCGGAGGGAAGGCCGAGGGCACGGTCGAGGTGCGGGTGGTCCGCTCGACCCGGCCGCTCGCCGTCGCCAATCCCGATGCGGTCCCGGAGGCCCAGGCCGGCAAGCCCGTCGACATCCCCGTCCTCGCCAACGATGCCAACCCGTTCCCCGGCAAAGCGCTCACGCTGGTCCGCGCGGGTGTCGGCAGCGGCGGCGGCGATGCGAGGGTCGAGGGCGACCACGTGATCGTGACCCCCGCCGCCGGATTCCACGGCCAGCTGACCGGCACCTACCGCGTCGGCGACGCGACCGGGGACACCGAGCGCGAGGTCGAGGGCACCTTCACCGTGACGGTCCGCGACAAGCCGGATGCACCGAGCGCCCCCGTCGTGGACGGCATGTCGAGCCGGCAGGTGGTGCTGCACTGGGCCCCGCCGTCGAACAACGGCGCCGAGATCAGCGCCTACAAGGTCAACTACGCGGGCGGCAGCCAGACCTGCCCGACGACCACCTGCACCGTCACGGGGCTCACCAACGGCACTGAGTACACCTTCACGGTCGTGGCGACCAACGCCGTCGGCGACTCCGCACCGAGCCCCGCCTCGGCACCCATCACCCCGGACGCCAAGCCCTCCCAGCCCGGGCCTCCCGTGCTGTCTCGCGGCGACAAGAGCATCTCCATGACCTGGACCGCGCCCGCGAACGAGGGCACCGCGATCCAGAGCTACACGATCGAGCTCTCCTCCGAGGAGGGCATCCAGCGGCGCACCGTCGGGGCCGTCACGCAGCTGACATGGACGGGCCTCACCAACGGCGTGGAGTACCGCGCGCGCATCCAGGCCAAGAACGGGGCGAAGGACCCGTCGGACTGGTCCACGCTCTCGGCCGCCGCGAAGCCGGCCGGCGCCCCCCTCGCACCTGCGGCACCCACGGCGACCCGCTCGACGTCGGCCGTCAACGGCGGCGTCGTCGACGTGGCCTGGGCCTCGGAGCCGCTCAAGAGCAACGGCGAGCCCGTGACGTCCTACGACGTGCTCGTGTACCGCGGCGGGTCCCTCGCCAAGACGGTCTCCGGTGTCCAGGGGACCCAGCAGCAGGTCACCGGCCTCGACACCTCCTCGACCTACACCTTCGCCCTCGTGGCCCACAACAACGTGGGCGCGTCGCCGCAGGGTGCCCGCAGCAACCCGGTGACCCCGTACGGGCGGCCCGGCGCGGTGTCGAACCTGAGCGCGGCGCCGGCGAACACCACCGGCAACGGCGGCCAAGTCCAGCTCGCCTTCAGCCCTGCCACGGCCAACGGTGACCCCGTCTCCGGCTACCAATACTCGATCGACGGGGGCAGCAGCTGGAGCTCACTCGCGTCGGACAAGACCGTCAGCGGCCTGCAGAACGGCACGACCTACTCCTTCCTGGTCCGAGCCGTGAACTCGGCCGGGCCTGGGCCGAGCAGCAACCGCGCCTCGGCCAATCCCTACGGCCAGCCCAAGACCCCCGTGGCCAATGCCGCGACCGATGGCATCCGCGTGAAGATGACCTGGAACACCGGCGGATACGACAACGGCCGGCCCAGCACCGTCAGCGTGACGATCGACGGCAACGCCGTGGCCAACGACGGCGCCGCCACCGTGGGCAACGGGCCCGACGAGGCGCACTCGATCACCGTCAGGGCCTGCGTGCAGGGCGAGCCGACGAACTGCTCGAGCAAGTCCGATTCCGCTCGCACGGCATCGCCGAGCGCGAGCCTCGCGCAGGGGCCGCGCGTGACAAGCGACCCGCAGTGCGCGTCCAACGCCTGCTATTACTTTGACATCACGGCGCGGAACTTCCACCCCAATGCGTCGGTCTTCGTCCAGTGCTGGAACAATGCCGGAGGCGACCACGTGTTCGCGAGCTTCCACGCAACGACGGATGCCAACGGTTACTTCAACCAGAACTCCGGCTGCTATCTCGGGCACAACGCCATCAACCCTTGGTCCGCTGGTTGGGCGACGCTCGATGACGGACGGGGCGGCACTGCGCGGACCAACAACTACACCTGGTAA
- a CDS encoding PspC domain-containing protein, with translation MDKFFDALRSMGLRRGPRRIVGGVLGGIADRLNVDPAFVRIVFVILCLLPGPAVLVYLAAWIVVPDQDGRIILEDWVRPRGIGPGGPGRGPVGPGAGGPGAGGPGAGGPAA, from the coding sequence ATGGACAAGTTCTTCGACGCGCTCCGCTCGATGGGGCTCAGGCGCGGCCCAAGGCGGATCGTCGGCGGCGTGCTCGGCGGCATCGCCGACAGGCTCAACGTCGACCCCGCCTTCGTGCGGATCGTCTTCGTCATCCTCTGCCTCCTCCCGGGGCCCGCGGTCCTCGTCTACCTTGCGGCGTGGATCGTGGTCCCCGACCAGGACGGGAGGATCATCCTCGAGGACTGGGTCCGGCCCAGGGGCATCGGCCCCGGCGGCCCCGGCCGAGGGCCCGTGGGCCCCGGCGCGGGCGGTCCCGGCGCAGGCGGTCCCGGCGCAGGCGGTCCTGCCGCGTGA
- a CDS encoding GNAT family N-acetyltransferase, translating to MVSPTFSAGSRGIVRLAWARRLGLPDLSFADDGGTLLGCHDGASELVAVALFGQLALVGPTGPVEAAAELDAEELLGGGALLRAAGPRAHGLRSAVLGFADDLPLEQPDTEPQVSRGAPEAIELEMRCPPDDVTSAGLTERDHRFTIMLPEGPAACAAYSVRDGLLADLGVLVAPPLRGRGLGRLAASVAAHEALADGLIVQAAVPSHALAALRLADSLGIQAQGRYAAVSLPPR from the coding sequence GTGGTGTCTCCGACCTTCTCCGCCGGCAGCCGGGGCATCGTCCGGCTGGCCTGGGCGCGCCGGCTCGGCCTCCCCGATCTGAGCTTCGCGGACGACGGCGGCACCCTCCTCGGGTGCCACGACGGCGCGTCCGAGCTGGTCGCCGTCGCGCTCTTCGGCCAGCTCGCCCTCGTCGGCCCCACCGGGCCGGTGGAGGCGGCGGCCGAGCTCGATGCCGAGGAGCTCCTCGGCGGCGGAGCGCTGCTGCGGGCCGCCGGTCCGCGCGCGCACGGGCTGCGCTCCGCGGTGCTCGGCTTCGCCGACGACCTGCCGCTCGAACAGCCGGACACGGAGCCGCAGGTCTCGCGCGGGGCGCCGGAGGCGATCGAGCTCGAGATGCGCTGCCCGCCGGACGACGTCACGTCGGCGGGACTGACCGAGCGCGACCACCGGTTCACGATCATGCTCCCGGAGGGCCCCGCCGCCTGCGCGGCCTACTCGGTCCGGGACGGTCTCCTGGCCGACCTCGGGGTGCTCGTGGCGCCCCCGCTGCGCGGCAGGGGGCTCGGACGGCTGGCCGCCTCCGTCGCCGCCCACGAGGCGCTCGCGGACGGCCTCATCGTGCAGGCCGCCGTCCCGTCCCACGCCCTCGCCGCGCTGCGCCTGGCCGATTCCCTCGGGATCCAGGCGCAGGGACGGTACGCGGCGGTCTCGCTCCCGCCCCGCTGA
- a CDS encoding PspC domain-containing protein: MSTEQTHGPAGAPFPGRPSGQSGADFFTWVRALGLSRGPDRWAGGVASGLAHRWGVDPILVRGLFVLASVFLGVGLLVYGVLWLLLPEPDGRIYLQQAMRGQWTGGMTGALIAVVVGLGGTRTGLAFEAGGDGPLWGTVWALFWLAVAVLVVTSIARSHRSRRAPEARSTAGTPGAPMASAGDMSGSPAPHPAAPPPLYPPPPLYPTAPGPAPGEPAPSAAALPPPALPRPYRLGPGGPFTTVVVGLAVIVGGLLLAFQLSGHPLVDPASGAIWAAGAAIIGLGIIVAGLRGRSAGILSFFAVAALATAAVTQPAYQLSRSPGPVDLSPTTLSQATSGYSVTAASGQLDLRGLDVAGPLSATAVVPVEATMSQLTVTVPKNIPVRVEADATMGNVHFGSKSVAGLTAQDSETFNAGQPGSTLVVRIHATMSNVEIRQEQ, encoded by the coding sequence ATGAGCACGGAACAGACCCACGGGCCCGCGGGAGCCCCCTTCCCCGGCCGTCCATCGGGACAGTCGGGCGCAGACTTCTTCACGTGGGTCCGTGCCCTCGGCCTCTCCCGCGGGCCGGACCGGTGGGCGGGAGGCGTGGCGAGCGGCCTCGCCCACCGCTGGGGCGTGGATCCGATCCTGGTGCGCGGCCTGTTCGTCCTCGCGTCGGTCTTCCTCGGCGTCGGACTGCTCGTCTACGGGGTCCTGTGGCTCCTGCTCCCCGAGCCGGACGGCCGCATCTACCTCCAGCAGGCGATGCGGGGCCAATGGACCGGGGGCATGACCGGCGCCCTCATCGCCGTCGTCGTGGGCCTCGGCGGGACCCGCACGGGACTGGCGTTCGAGGCCGGCGGCGACGGCCCGCTCTGGGGGACGGTGTGGGCCCTGTTCTGGCTGGCTGTCGCGGTGCTCGTCGTGACGAGCATCGCCCGGTCGCACCGCTCGCGCAGGGCGCCCGAAGCGCGGTCCACGGCAGGGACGCCGGGGGCGCCCATGGCGTCTGCCGGAGACATGTCCGGGAGCCCCGCGCCGCACCCCGCGGCACCCCCACCGCTCTACCCGCCCCCGCCGCTGTACCCCACCGCTCCGGGCCCCGCCCCGGGTGAACCGGCGCCGTCGGCCGCGGCCCTTCCGCCGCCCGCCCTGCCGCGCCCGTACCGACTCGGGCCCGGTGGCCCCTTCACCACCGTGGTCGTCGGCCTGGCCGTCATCGTCGGCGGGCTCCTGCTGGCGTTCCAGCTCAGCGGCCACCCGCTCGTCGACCCGGCCTCGGGCGCGATCTGGGCCGCCGGCGCCGCCATCATCGGCCTGGGCATCATCGTGGCCGGCCTCCGCGGGCGCTCGGCCGGGATCCTCTCCTTCTTCGCCGTCGCCGCTCTGGCCACCGCCGCCGTCACACAGCCCGCATACCAGTTGAGCCGCTCACCGGGACCCGTCGACCTCTCCCCCACCACCCTGTCCCAGGCGACATCGGGCTATTCGGTCACCGCGGCATCGGGGCAGCTGGACCTGCGGGGGCTCGACGTCGCCGGCCCCCTGTCGGCCACCGCCGTCGTCCCGGTGGAGGCCACCATGAGCCAGCTGACGGTCACGGTCCCCAAGAACATCCCCGTGCGGGTGGAGGCGGACGCGACGATGGGCAATGTCCACTTCGGCTCGAAGTCGGTCGCCGGGCTCACGGCCCAGGACTCCGAGACCTTCAACGCGGGACAGCCGGGCTCCACGCTCGTCGTCCGCATCCACGCCACCATGAGCAACGTCGAGATCCGGCAGGAGCAATGA
- a CDS encoding 6-phosphofructokinase, translating to MKIGILTSGGDCPGLNAVIRGAVLKGIAVHGQEFVGYRDGWRGVVEGDVIELPRTSVRGIAKQGGTILGTSRTNPFENNGGPEVIKAHMERLGIDAIIAIGGEGTLAAARRLTDAGLKIVGVPKTVDNDLDATDYTFGFDTAVEIATEAIDRLRTTGESHHRCMIAEVMGRHVGWIALHSGMASGAHAILIPEHKVTMDQIATWVKLARDRGRAPLVVVAEGFVLEGMDAPHSERGLDTFGRPRLGGIAEQLAPEIEARTGIETRATILGHIQRGGVPTAFDRVLATRLGMAAIDSVVEGRWGTMVSLHGTEIAHVGFEEALGRLKVVPQHRYDEAAVLFG from the coding sequence ATGAAGATCGGCATCCTCACCTCCGGCGGCGACTGCCCCGGCCTCAACGCCGTCATCCGTGGGGCGGTGCTCAAGGGCATCGCCGTGCACGGCCAGGAGTTCGTGGGCTACCGGGACGGCTGGCGCGGGGTCGTCGAGGGGGACGTCATCGAGCTGCCGCGCACCTCGGTCCGCGGCATCGCCAAGCAGGGCGGCACGATCCTGGGGACCTCCCGCACCAACCCGTTCGAGAACAACGGCGGCCCCGAGGTGATCAAGGCCCACATGGAGCGGCTCGGGATCGACGCCATCATCGCGATCGGCGGCGAGGGCACGCTGGCGGCTGCGCGGCGCCTCACGGACGCGGGCCTGAAGATCGTCGGCGTCCCCAAGACCGTCGACAACGACCTCGACGCCACCGACTACACGTTCGGCTTCGACACCGCCGTGGAGATCGCCACCGAGGCGATCGACCGGCTCCGCACCACGGGCGAGTCCCACCACCGCTGCATGATCGCCGAGGTCATGGGCCGCCACGTCGGCTGGATCGCCCTGCACTCCGGGATGGCCTCCGGCGCCCACGCGATCCTCATCCCCGAGCACAAGGTCACCATGGACCAGATCGCCACGTGGGTGAAGCTGGCCCGGGACCGCGGTAGGGCCCCGCTCGTGGTCGTCGCCGAGGGGTTCGTGCTCGAGGGCATGGACGCCCCCCACTCGGAGCGCGGCCTCGACACCTTCGGCCGCCCGCGCCTGGGCGGCATCGCCGAGCAGCTCGCGCCCGAGATCGAGGCGCGCACCGGCATCGAGACGCGGGCGACGATCCTGGGCCACATCCAGCGCGGCGGCGTCCCCACCGCGTTCGACCGCGTCCTCGCCACGCGCCTGGGCATGGCCGCGATCGACTCCGTGGTGGAGGGCCGCTGGGGCACCATGGTCTCGCTGCACGGCACGGAGATCGCCCACGTGGGCTTCGAGGAGGCCCTCGGCCGGCTCAAGGTCGTGCCCCAGCACCGCTACGACGAGGCCGCCGTCCTGTTCGGCTGA
- a CDS encoding DHA2 family efflux MFS transporter permease subunit yields MVDIQRPWAALWALVIGFFMILIDTTIVSVANPAIMRALGADINAVIWVTSAYLLAYAVPLLITGRLGDRFGPKRVYLIGLVVFTLSSLWCGLSGSIASLIAARVVQGLGASFMTPQTMAVITRIFPPERRGAAMSVWGSTAGVAMLVGPILGGILVDGFGWEWVFYINVPVGVVGFILAARLVPTLPTHSHRFDWLGVVLSGAGMFLVVFGIQEGQTYSWGTISGPLTVWSLIIAGVVVMALFVLWQAVNKAEPLVPLGLFRDRNFSIANLGISTVGFAVTSFGLPTIFYYQLVRGMTPTQSALMSIPLAVFSGALAPFAGRLVDRGHAKAMNIGGMLVFAVGLVLYAVLMTPEQPIWLLLIPSAVVGVANAGIWGPLATLATRGLPPQLAGAGSGIYNTTRQVGAVLGSAAIAALMEARLSAELPTGGHAAPTGELASGHLPAFLQAGFSAAMGQSVLLPAALGVVGLAVALFFVKVPPAVGRPAAAEDTVAESRR; encoded by the coding sequence GTGGTAGACATCCAGCGGCCATGGGCTGCGCTGTGGGCACTCGTCATCGGCTTCTTCATGATCCTCATCGACACGACGATCGTCTCGGTGGCCAACCCGGCCATCATGCGGGCGCTCGGGGCGGACATCAATGCCGTCATCTGGGTCACGAGCGCCTACCTGCTCGCGTACGCCGTGCCGCTGCTCATCACCGGCAGGCTCGGCGACAGGTTCGGCCCGAAGCGGGTGTACCTGATCGGGCTCGTCGTCTTCACCCTGTCCTCGCTGTGGTGCGGCCTGTCCGGGAGCATCGCCTCGCTCATCGCCGCGCGCGTGGTGCAGGGGCTCGGCGCGTCCTTCATGACCCCACAGACCATGGCGGTCATCACCCGCATCTTCCCGCCTGAGCGCCGGGGTGCAGCGATGAGCGTGTGGGGCTCTACCGCCGGTGTGGCGATGCTGGTGGGCCCGATCCTCGGCGGCATCCTCGTGGACGGCTTCGGCTGGGAGTGGGTGTTCTACATCAATGTGCCCGTCGGGGTCGTCGGCTTCATCCTGGCCGCCCGGCTCGTCCCGACGCTCCCCACGCATTCGCACCGCTTCGACTGGCTCGGCGTGGTCCTCAGCGGGGCGGGCATGTTCCTCGTCGTCTTCGGCATCCAGGAGGGGCAGACCTACTCGTGGGGCACCATCAGCGGTCCCCTCACGGTGTGGTCGCTCATCATCGCGGGCGTCGTGGTGATGGCACTGTTCGTCCTCTGGCAGGCCGTGAACAAGGCCGAGCCGCTCGTGCCGCTGGGGCTCTTCCGCGACCGGAACTTCTCGATCGCGAACCTGGGGATCTCCACAGTCGGCTTCGCCGTCACCTCGTTCGGACTGCCGACGATCTTCTACTACCAGCTCGTGCGCGGGATGACGCCCACGCAGTCCGCGCTGATGAGCATCCCGCTCGCCGTGTTCTCCGGCGCGCTCGCGCCGTTCGCCGGCAGGCTGGTGGACCGCGGCCATGCGAAGGCCATGAACATCGGCGGCATGCTCGTCTTCGCCGTCGGGCTCGTCCTCTACGCCGTGCTCATGACGCCCGAGCAGCCCATCTGGCTCCTGCTCATCCCGAGCGCAGTGGTCGGCGTCGCGAACGCCGGGATCTGGGGGCCGCTCGCCACCCTGGCCACGCGCGGCCTCCCGCCGCAGCTGGCCGGCGCCGGGTCCGGCATCTACAACACCACCCGCCAGGTGGGCGCCGTGCTGGGCTCGGCGGCGATCGCGGCGCTCATGGAGGCCAGGCTCTCGGCCGAGCTCCCCACCGGCGGCCACGCCGCCCCGACCGGCGAGCTCGCCTCCGGCCACCTTCCGGCGTTCCTGCAGGCCGGCTTCTCCGCGGCCATGGGGCAGTCCGTGCTCCTGCCCGCCGCGCTCGGCGTGGTCGGCCTGGCGGTGGCGCTGTTCTTCGTGAAGGTCCCCCCGGCGGTCGGGAGGCCGGCTGCCGCGGAGGACACGGTGGCCGAGTCCCGCCGCTGA